cttaagtgttgacagccagcagagcgcatgatggtccatGATGACTTGGAACGGGCGTCCGTATAGTTACGGACGGAACTTCGCgatagcccagacgagagctaggcactcctgctcggtaatggaataattccgttccgacggtgacagaaggcggctagcgtacgttatcacacggtttgtgccattctgtatctgagcgagtatagcaccaatgccatggccacttgcgtcggtgcgaagctctgttcgagcggctgggtcgaaatgagccaacacaggtggtgatgtgagtgcggaaatcagcgacgcaaaggaatgttcttggtcgtcaccccaggagaaagccacgttctttctgaggagatccgtgagtggccgagcaatttccgcgaagttgatgacaaaACGGCGTAAGTACGAGCAGAGCCCCAGAAAGCTGCGGACTTCTTGTGTGGAACGTggaaccgggaattcgcggacagcgcggactttgtcggGGTCGGGTCGGACACCAGCAGCGTCAACAAGGTGGCCAAGTAGTTTAATCTGACGGCGTCCAAAGGTGCACTTCGATGcattaagctggaggccagcacagcgaaaaacgtcaagaatggccgacagacgtggaaggtggctttcaaaggtgggcgagaaaacaatgacatcgtcgagatagcaaaggcaggtcgaccatttaaaaccgcgtaggagagagtccatcatgcgttcaaaagttgcaggagcattgcacaacccaaaaggcatgaccttaaattggtaaaggccgtcgggtgtgatgaatgctgtcttctcgcggtcgcggtcatcgacagaaatttgccagtatccagagcgaaGGTCAATTgatgagaaatacttggcaccatggaggcagtcgagcgcatcatcaattcgaggtagaggatagacgtccttcttggtgattcgattgagatggcgatagtcgacgcagaatcgccagctgttgtccttctttttaacaagcaCCACGGGTGATGCCCAGGGACTCGAGGAAGGCTCTATGACGTCTTTGTCGAGCATTTTCTCTACCTCCTTCTGTATAATTTGGCGCTCCGAgtgagacacacggtaagggcgtttgTGAAGGGGACTGGCGTCGCCGGTATCGATACGGTGGGCGATGACGCGTGTGCGGCCCAGGGGACGATCGTCGATGTCAAAAATGTCGAGGTAAGAAAAGAGAACACTGCGTAGTGCTTCAACTTGAGAAGGTAACAGGTCACTGGCAATCATTTTGTCCAAGAATGCCCTATTGTGCGCGGTTATGACAGGCTCGGCTACGGTCTTGGTGTCAGGGGTGAAAGCTGAAACCGTACATTGCTCCAGCGTTGAGAGTTCTGCTAAGGCAATGCCTTCAGGAAGGACTTGGGTCGACGTAGAGAAGTTTAGAATAGGGAGAAGcgtcctgttgttggcaacaccCACTACAGTATGCGGAAGTGCGATGTTGCGCGAAAGGGTCAGGTCAATGAGGGGAGCTACCAGATAGTCGCCATCAGGAACTGGTGGGAACGGCGACATATGGACGTACATAGCAGCTTGAGGCGGTAGCCGTAGACACTCCACGCACCGTAAACGTGTGCGATTTGCAGAAGCGACATCAGAACACAAGGGCAACTCGAGCCGTAAAGTGCCGGCGGAACAAGCGATGAGGGCCGAGTGCGTGGTCAAGAAAtcaatgccaagaatgacatcGTGTGGGCAAGCGTCGAGAACTGCGAAGAGAACTGAAGTATGGTGGCCGGCAACggtgacgcgggcggtgcacatacCAAGGACTGATGTTCGGCTGCCGTCGGCCACTCGCACTGTAGGAGACAGAGCGGGTGTGAGAACTTTTTTCAGGCGGGATCGAAGATGAGAACTCATGACGGAtatgtgggcgccagtgtcgattagAGCGGTAACGGTCAGGCCATCGATGAGAACAGTAAGTAAATTTCGTCTGGAATTAGCGGTCGGTAGAGGTTTTTCGGTGCGATTtgtcaatgcagcgccacctccaggagctgcatgcgCTAGTTTCCCGAGACCTGTGCAGAATAAGCCGGCGATGGAGAGCGGCGGCGTTGAGGGGAGCGTGCCTGGCGACTctgaggcgacggcgagcggctggaCCAGTGTCTCTGAGCGACGACGTCAGCGTAGGATGGTTCGGAGCGTAGAGATGAACGGCGAGGTGAAGGGTCCTGAAGGTGGTCATCGGCAAAACGTGGTGGTGAATACTGTCCGCGATCTTGAGGACGGTCGTTCGGAAAACTTGGTCGGGAATACCATTTGTTGCGGCAGTGGCGGGAAATGTGACcaacacgagagcaagaaaagcagattggccgatcatctgGTGTGCGCCACTCTGATGGATTTCGGTAGCGTGGTTGGAAGCGTGgaaccgaagtggcagcagcaacAAGTGGGGCGGCGCGTTGCTCAGCGTTGTGGGCGGGAGTGCACAGGGGCTGAGGTGTGTGGCTGGTGGTTTGGGGAACTAGGACACCCATGTTGGCAAACTCTTGTCGCACGACGGCTTGAATAAGCGATATGGTTGCCAAGTTGTCTTGCGCAGGGGGCTGATAAGTTGCGGGGGCCATGGCTTCCAGCTCCTGGCGAACAATCCTTGTGATGTTGGTAGGATTCGCGAATGGACGCGGCGTCACAGCATCTTCGCAGGAAGAAGTCGCAGCGGTGTTCGGGAGTCGGTTGAAGCGTTGAGTAATCCTCCTGCTTTTAGCTTGCTCAAACCGGCGACATTCAGTGATGATTGAGTCAACGGTGGAACAGTTCTTACAAATTAGTATGTTGAAGGCATCGTCAGCTATGCCCTTCAACACGTTGCTGACCTTGTCAACCTCTGTCATGTCTTTGTCAGTCTTACGGCACAGGGCTAGGACGTCTTGGATCTACGCGACGTAAGACTCCGTGGATGATTGAACGCGCGACGCGAGTTCCTGCCTGGCTGCCATCTGACGAGCAACTGAGCGGCCTAACAAGTCACGGAGCTTCTGCTTACACACGTCCCAACTTGTGAGGTCTTcctcatgcgtctcgtaccatgCACGCGCTGTGCCTCTTAGGTAAAAAATGATGTTGGCCAGCATAAGCGTTTCATCccacctgtagtgcttgctgacgcgctcgtataagACGAGCCACTCGTCGACGTCAGTTGTGTCCGTGCCGCAAAATGTGCCAGGGTCAAGGAGGTGGGATGAAACGCTTATGTTGGCCaacatatcttggttttgggacgtaaaaccccagatattattattattattattttgcgcttagggctcactcggactcagactcaccaaagttttccacaaccggactctttcggactcatactcaaatttttctcaaccggccTCACTCGGGCTCGAACTTCCCAGAATATTACTcacacggactcactcagactcacggctcgatctgagtctgagtgagcctgagtaagtcgactcatgagtgagtttgccgacctatgattagTCTATACCACTGCTAGTACCACTTCGACGGTACCGTACCGTGTGGTTGCAGTGCGTATGCTGTCCTCGTTGTGCGTCGCCACCACCAGACGGCACTCCCTCTCCGAACGGGAGATGTGTGCGAGAAGGTAGCGCAGCACCCTGCGGAGAGCAGAGCATGAACGCAGGAACACCTGGACATCGTCTATTAATCTGTATATCGTTGCTGTACTTGCGCAATATTAGAAACAGAAGAAAACGAATAGATTATGTAAACGAAAACAAGGTGGCGAGGAAACAGAACATCGAGGATAATTGACGCATCTTAGGAATTAGTACACCGTCTATGGAAGGTGCGATGGCTTTCGAGCCCACGTGTCGTGTTCTTCGTTAAATGACGTTCGCTTAATGCTCTGCACATCGCACAGGTCGTATAGCTTCAGGAATTCGCACGAATGGCGAAGACAGTGGCGAATTTTAGTATGTACGCACAGGGCCAACCTGACCTTTTTTTCGGacaagtatttttcctgaacagAAGCATTTCAACACTGCCCGACGTGGCAGCTGAGTGGTTATGACATTTCGAGGTGGCCGATTTAATCTCGACCGCGGCAGCTGCATTCGAATGGAAAAGGAATGCAGAAACTCTCGTGTACCATGAATCGGCTGAACGTTAAGGAATTCGAGCTCGTCAAAATTGTTCCGAAACTTCCACACAACGACGTGTTTTGAGGACTCATATCGTGAGCTTGGCACATGAATCCTCATAACATTGCAAAAAGGGTATCCCTGAAAACCTGCACAGGTCTCTCTTCAGCGACGCCACGGTGGAAAAGAATGTCATCCTTTTACGTGCGGGAAGACAACGCAGTAGAACGCGGAGCCTCAGAATCGCGTCACAGCTTAAAGTGAAAGTCAACTTTTAAGAAGTGAGAACTCCGATGTCTTCTTGTCCAAGCTGTCGAATGCATTCTTGCAATTACGAAGCAGTAGAGAATCGTTAGGTGATGTGCAAGAAGAACGTgagcttaacccatatatgcccagtgtcctacatataggacgcttctttgatgcactctaacatcgctactTCTTTAGTTGATGACTAgcgcacatcaagcaggcctcattctcaacgtgtacaagcctagacattgcttgcttttgatgctgccacgtgccgaccgctttctccgggcaaacacttgctttgtatgaaagacgcaggggcgtagccaggggggttgggggggttgggggttcaaacccctcccccccccccgaaatttttcagttttgcttgcgtaatatacaggcgcacatacaaacgcacgcacgaacatacataaagtatggttgaaccctcccctccccccccgaaaaaaatttctggctacgcccctggaaagacgtcatggagaggaagaagtgcaatgtcggtgtgcacgtggaatgaatgtttcaaggcttaccacacccgcacatagcacccctaatgcacagtgtcctatatgtataggacggcttgaaaaacagtgttgcttttagctggcagtaaataaagatcttgtgctttcttttgagggtagatgTACACCTTTTGTgagaaaaaatatttgttttgtcattttttctgagtttgggcatatatgggttaagtaaGCGTTTTCAGCCGTTTTCGGAATGCCATTGTAACCCGAAACTTCTGGGGTAACCATTGTGCTTCGACTAAATGACACCATTTGCAGAAACGATGCCAAGCTTTTGATAATGCTCCGTTTCGACCGTGTGAGTGCTAGACGTTGCGGGTCTTCCTTTATATGGCGACATATCATATGACCGCGACGCTAGCTTGGACGTAGCTTGGAAATTATACGGTATGTCTTACCACCGACCCACTGCGTGGATGAGAGGATCTGTGCGCGCAGCTCGCAAACGACACTTCTGTAGCTGCGTTAGTAGTGTACACAAAGAATCCGCGGCATGAATCTGCCCTTACCGGTCGTAGTTTTCGTTCGTCATTCGATAGCTGCTGCAGACGGTGTGGGCTTCGCCATGCTCCCTGGCCTTTCTGCGCTCGCCGTCCATGTAGGCACCGCGCACCAGTTTGACGCCGAATGAGCAGCCGATGTAATCCGCCAGGCGCAGGTGTCGTGACAGCTTGTCGGGAGTGTCCTGTGCCGTCAAACCAGTTGTTTCCTCGCAACATCATGACGACGCTCCTGGTGATCCTGCTATATCATCCAATCATTATCGTCCAACTCACCCATGTTTCTCTTCTAGTGCTCCTTTACAACTTCTACGAGGATGTTTTTCCTCCTATAAGGAACGTTTGCCTGCATTTGCAAGAGACACTAACCtagccttgcttgcttgcttgcttgatcctcttctactggctcttacccacaaagggggattggccatgaaaccggcggtaaacattgcATGGAAATTTggaatttagacaaaagtaattgaatgaatcggactacaagcgagtattggaaataaaataagaatctttgggttatgtgccaatagaatgagaaaagaactttaatatcgaaaataatcaattagagaaaagaaatataaaataccaaattgcaataggaaataacttaataaggaactcttcttgtgtctcgaagaaattcgcagacagctatgcaaacgttactgttgctgtggcccagagaagacgccccaagggaaagaatatttgcataatctagaggaatgttcaaatttctcaataaatattcgaaatgttttttcctgtgactggagaaacgacggcaatgtattaaaaagtgatcaatgttttcaggctcttgacataaaaagcaaagaggggacggaaccagaccagccctgtgtaaataaaaatttagaggagCCTTTCCGGGTgttactttgttttctttttctctattgccATTATTTTCTGTATTAGCTAGGAGCAGACACCGAGGTGGCTGCAATTTTCATCAGGTAGCAACTGCGACAAACTGGATATCTCACCAGTATCTGGGTGAAACTATTGCGAAATTATTCTTATTTATACGTGCTATAATTCCACTTTAAACAGCACTGAGACTTCAGCGAAGCACGCAACAACGCTCTGCCGAGATGCTACTGTGGAAACGCAACAATACGAACCACGTGCGTCTGCCGTGCCGACAAACTGCACAGTCACTGAGACATTGCCGTGTCGAACAAAACAGTGGACAAAACTCGGTGCACGTCTATCAGCGCCAAGGACGCCTAACTTGCGCGTTTACGGGGATAACAGCATTCAGTGGAGTTGATCTGCGCTCCTACCGTCAGGTAGCACTGGTACGTGTTCCACACGAGCGGTGCGCGCTCGTTGAAGGCGGCCATTAGAGCGAGACCCAGCAGTTCGATGCCTCCGTTCATGTTCGCGTACTCGGCGTCCACCAGGATTGTGACTCCGGCGTCCTTCGCCGTCTGCGATCGAAAGCGCAACGCATGACGCCTTGTATAAGCCGGCCGCTCCTGTACCGTTGTACCAGCACTGTCTTGGCTGCAACACAGAACTCGAATTCGACTGAAGTGTAACGACAAACTAGCTGCTTGAAACAAGTTTGGTACAGACAGCTCCAGTATTGGGATTGTTGCTGTTACGAATGCGGATAGTGAACATTAGTCTACGTCACTCAGGTCGTAGCCAATATTTGTCATTGTTTAGCGAACACTATAGCCACCACTTAGCAAACACCATCCGACACTTGCCAATATCTTGCCAATACAAGCCAGCATTAGCAATTGTATAGCCATTTTTAACCAACATTAACTATAATTTAGCCTGTTTTAGCCAACAGTAGCCAAAATTAGCCTTAGTTTGACCAACACTAACCGTCAATAGTCGGTGGTAACAAATATTTGTGTAGTATGTGAGCGAATGCGACAGCTACATTCGCTCAGAAATATTCATCGTGTACTCCGGCAAATGCAGCTCCTGCCTTTCCCCACAGTCACGTGCAGATGACGGACCAAATATAGCTGAACGTAGATTCACGTGGTCCTAAATCACGTCACATAGGTAGTTTTTGCAGACCGACTGTACAGATGTGCCTGCCAGCACCTGTGACTGAAGCGGCCCTCAAAGTGTAATCTGTGTCCGTGTGCGTTCTCTTTAGTAGTGTAGCGGACTGTACAAGAGATTGGGCTCTGTCGAAGAAGCGGCTTCTCATGTAATTACTCCAGCTGTAACTGGCCAAATTCTTTATATATCAGTACTTCGTCCATTTTCTATTATAGCGTTTCCTTTTGAAATCAGAGCACTTTATTTATATAACtgaaataaatatttttctaatcagctatgggccatccagcaagcccgcgaggcggcgaagaggcaagacctcgacgtccccacgtgggaggcctaggccaaggaacttaaattgctggttcctaataaagtttattcctcctaaTCTTAGTAGGCTAGTTTCTGCAAACACAAAACGAACGCAACTGCCTCTACCTTCTAGTTAAATATTCTCAGCTCGCTAATGATGATTGTTACGCTCACCTGGCACACGCTGCGAAGTTTCCTCAATGCCAGCTGGACGAAGTTGTGATCGCAGTTCTCGAGTTGCAAGTCGGAGTATTCCTGCATCGCCCACAGCGTTCTATACTTCAGGCACTCAATTCACACACAAAAGTTGACAGCCCACGCGATTCGTGTAAATGGCGCGGTCAATACGGGGGACAATGTAACGCGCACCGTCGACAAGTGCTTGCTCACGCATGTATTAAAGTTTTGTAGGCGGGGCCCACATGTGTGTCCTCTCCTATTTATTTCCCGGCAAATCTTTATGCaccctttattattattattattattattattattattattattattattattattattattattattattattattaattttttattccccgtcaatatttctcgtgttgtcttattttactcctccccttttgtgttcatttctctgtctacgtgtttttgctctttttatttctgaaaactgtctgtattgtattgtttatttttattgttttttttgcgtgcgccagcacaaagacctacggttgttcctgggcacgttaaataaatgattgattgattgattgattgattgattgattgattgattgattgattgattgattgattgattgattgatttattgattgattgattgattgattgattgattgattgattgattgattgattgattgattgattattattattattattattattattagcacccAGAAAGAAAGCAAGCGAGCGCTTGCTTTGCACGAATTAGAACACAAACCATCCATGCGTTCTTACGCGCATGCGCAAGTGCCCTATGTGCCAAATCGCCGTCGTGCAGTATGTCAGGCCCATCCTGGTTAACGTATAGAGACATTCTACGGGCAAAGCACAAGGGGATAGCACGAATTCGCTTGTGCGTCGCCCGCGTTCACGGAGTGAAACGAcactgtcactttttttttaatgccgttATTTTTTGCTTATATAAATAATACCTGCACGTTTTCCCAAAGTTACCAGTCATCTGGACTATTGCTCGTTGtaccctaataataataataatatctggggtttaacgtcccaaaaccacgatatgattatgagagacgccgtagtggagagctccggaaatttcgaccacctggggttctttaacgtgcacctaaatctaagtacacgggcctcagacattttcgcctccatcgaaaatgcagccgccgcggccgggattcgatcccgcgaccttcgggtcagcagtcgagcgccataaccactagaccaccatggcggggcgctCGTTGTACCCTATAAGTGTTTTGTTTTTACGCGCCGTCCGACTTGGTGCTACAGTGGTTACGGTCCTCGGCTGCTcgccgaaagtcgcgggttcgatcccgggcgcggcggtcgcatttcgttgaaggcgaaatgctagagacccgtgtgctcagatttagggtgcaggttaaagaacaccagacgctcaaaatttccggagccctcgactactgCGTGcgtcatagtcatatcgtggtttggcccGTAAAACCGCAGGTAACATTATATGTTTTTTCCACAGAGATTTCTCGTACAACATCTTTCGTGTAGCAATAAACATTGTCTTTTCGCGTGACATTTTGATATTTGCGAGAAACAACTTTGGCTTCCCTGTAGTTGCAGGAGTACACAGCGCTCTTCAGCGCATAGACGTAAACAATCACGGAGCTGCGTACTCGTGTCAACTGATGTCGACGGGGTCCAAAGACGTGGCGCGCAGGGTCGTACAGAACATGATACTCCGGCTTGTTTATAGCAAGGTAAAAAGAACGCTGATTCACTCTCTCCTCGATAGCTTATCAGCCAGAGCGCAATTATATCACCGCTTCTTCCGAGGGTGCGTGGATACCCTTCTTAATCTGCGCTGCCACGAGAGTCGAGAGTCGGGGAAACATGTACACCGCTCGGTCAGCGAACGAAACAAGGagaatagatagagagagagagagagagagagagatgttgcTCATTTTGGTAGCCGGCGAACTGGTGGACGGCCCGCTGGACAGCAGCCATGAGTGGGTCCTCAGGGGCCGTGCTGAGCAGCACGCTCTCCCACTGCCTCCCATGCTGAATTTTGCGGCCCTGTCGGGGCGCCTGTGGGCAGGCCGAAATAATGTGACCTACGTCCACCAATTCTTGACAAAATTTACATTTGGCCGAATATTGTTCTGGATGATAGGGATAGTGTTGTTTTTTTGTATAAGAACGTAGTTTTATATTAACGATGGCAGCAGTTCATTATTCAAAATCTATTCAAAAATTATACGCGACATTTGATTCTTTGCCTGCCCCGTTCTATTCGTATTCAACACACTCTCAAAAGTACGTCTTGCTCACCTCTGCCCGCCAGGAAATTCGGTGTGCCGTCATTTCTCGTTTGTTTGGTCGTGCTTACCCTGTAACTCTCGCTGCTAATAGCGTCTCCCAGGCAACTGACGATGAGCTCCGGTTTCTCTGAGGAATCGAAGATGCGCGTCAGGTGCGCCTGCATCGACAGAAAATGAGGCGAACACGATTACCACTTGGCAAAGATAAatttctggccttgttggtgcgacatattcaATGTTAAGCGCAGAACTTATATGACCGGGGACGGGAAGGAACACACGCACATGCGCTTGTTCTCTCCAGTCCCGTCTCCATATCACAGCACAACGCCCCAATATGAATGCCACTCAGGCTAATCAAAGTGGAAGATTGGGCCAGTTGGCGATTCAtgatcgaagtatactgcgcggtgGACAACCAcggacaacaagaagacggggaaaagcgcagactatcaactgaaggtttattttttcaCACGCTACATATATATaagaatgaaacagaaaaaaaaatcacatcatctcccgctaaagggaaccatgaggcgatgcgaagcagcgtttcggcatgtcgagcccgcgtttcagagggggagtggagagggggaaaggtggagagggaagggagaggaagaggggagtggagagggggagtgcagaggaagtgtgtggagaggtattgcgcatgggcagtaagggtgatcacgccgcacaccaccggtttgaactccgccataagatgcttcgcatctaataaaagaaAATTTAGCTGTTAACATACATACGGGACACTCAGGCCTGTAGCCGGCGGGAGGGGGGAagctaaaccccccccccccactcccttgAATGACGAGATTCAAGTTTTCTGCAGTAATCAGTGGTGTCTCTTTTTTATGTTACTTAATAAAATAATTTTTCCAGTGGCTTGTCATACTGCTATGCAGCTAGCACAATCCAAAAGGGACATTCTGCCtacagaagacgacgaagaggattGGCCTGTCCGGTGTCCGTGCTGTCCTCCGTCTCGGAAATGGGTGTCTGGGCTTTAAAACGAGCCTCGGGAAAATCTTCTAATTATCGCGTCGTCCTTGTACAATGGAGAAATCAAGAAGGCGTTTTCCGAAATATCCTGCCACGTCAAACGCCCCGAACCACATTGAACACTGCAGGATGTTCGTCTCGTACCAATAATTTGGGCGGCAGCAGTCCACTCATCTTGACCTGCATCATCGGTGACTCCGAGCACAGCTGCGACGTCATACGTAGACACGATAGGACTTTCTCGCCATTGCGCCCGTACATCGCCACACGCCTGCAGGAATGGAGCACACGCATGCGCTGTAGCAACGTATACACCATGCGGCTTCTCATCCACAAATAATTAAAAGAAGGAAGGAATAAGGAAGAAGGAATTGCAGTTATCAGTATAAAGCAgggttctcaaacacgcggcccgcggacctcttgctagcggcccggcccgcacatgactgtcttcgtcccatatatcTTTTCTTTCGCAATAAATATCTTCGTGTGAGCTACACAGACTTGActttaagaattttttttttttcatgaggcaccccatgcggtcaccgcGTGTTAAaatataaccgtggaacaaaaactctatatttcagaatttgCGTCCAGACTTCAATCATTCGGGAGATCAATAGCGCTGTGGTTCTCGAAACGTGTAGTCGAATCCCCTTtagaaatgacccatacatgTAATGTGGGagaggctttctttcaaatggcaacgtgagcTGACATTGTGTTCAAACTCACCCACCCCGCTCCAACCTTCTTCACtatcccggcccttgcgggaaaCTGGACTTCGCGACTGCAGCCCGTTAGCTAAGACCCCTTGTCTCAAGCATAAAACATCAAAATTACAGGACGTATCATTGCATTTATCACGACCCCGACGGCGCTACCTCTGGTGTCTCGCTCATGGGAGGGTTCAGCTGAAACACCTTCAGTTTCAACTTAGTTTGTCTTTGCTCTTTTCTAAAGCGTCCGTTACAAAATATGCGCTTTGAGTCGCAGTAAGAAACGTTGTGTTCGACAAACCGCGTCGACTCTGACAGCTGTAGCACGGGGAGGTATAAGAAATACTGAAAAGGGCTAACCAGGAATTCTTAGCGGTGGGTGGCCGCTGTGAGTGGCATCGCTAGCTCGGCCTTTTTCATGCATCTTGGGCAGTACAGCCCAGCTTTAAATAGAACGACGCATAGAACAACGCAAAGGGTTAACCAGGAATCATTAGCGGTGGGTGGCCGCTGTAACTGGCATCACTATACCTCTGCGAGGCCGAAGCGGCCCCTGCTTCTCCCCTCTGTGCGCTGTCCTCCTCGTCTTCGAGGGAGCAAGCCACCATGGTGCGAACCCGAGAAGCAGCCAGCCTGTCCACGCAGGCGCGCATCTCCTGCGGCGTGGCTCCACCCACGAACTGCCGGTAGAAAGTGGGGCCCACCAGGGCGCCCAGGAGACGGCGTCCCAGCAACCGCTCGCCCGCGATGAGGAACTGCGCGGTTTTGGTGAAGTGTAGCTCTTGCCACCCATCATACTTTCCCATGATACACACCAGAGCACAACCTGAACAGAAGGAAGCGCTCCATATCAGGGTTGTTTCCGGGAAATATCACCAAGAGTGCTGGCCCTGCTTCCCCCTAATGTCATTCGTTATCATACCATGTTGTTGTTGTCCGTGGGCTGAATCTCTGGGCTTATTGGAAAGAATGCGGTCCTGCGTCAATGCAGTACGTATCACGAACGAGAGCTC
Above is a window of Rhipicephalus sanguineus isolate Rsan-2018 chromosome 3, BIME_Rsan_1.4, whole genome shotgun sequence DNA encoding:
- the LOC119386917 gene encoding hydroxyproline dehydrogenase produces the protein MRTMRAFLPQRLRRAACSCSRARDALDFSDYSMAYQHKSLWELVRALGVLKVCSYDWLVDNSQWFLIAGERLLGRRLLGALVGPTFYRQFVGGATPQEMRACVDRLAASRVRTMVACSLEDEEDSAQRGEAGAASASQRRVAMYGRNGEKVLSCLRMTSQLCSESPMMQVKMSGLLPPKLLAHLTRIFDSSEKPELIVSCLGDAISSESYREYSDLQLENCDHNFVQLALRKLRSVCQTAKDAGVTILVDAEYANMNGGIELLGLALMAAFNERAPLVWNTYQCYLTDTPDKLSRHLRLADYIGCSFGVKLVRGAYMDGERRKAREHGEAHTVCSSYRMTNENYDRVLRYLLAHISRSERECRLVVATHNEDSIRTATTRMQELGLAVNDKRISFGQLLGMYDHITFPLAARGYNVYKSIPYGPLTDLLLYLARRASENRSVLSSPVVERRMLASEIRRRLTASWKRPLEQAHD